One genomic region from Camelus bactrianus isolate YW-2024 breed Bactrian camel chromosome 3, ASM4877302v1, whole genome shotgun sequence encodes:
- the LOC141575530 gene encoding uncharacterized protein LOC141575530: MRVRAALRTFSPAPLAFAPARRPPCGRASLLSASTRQGARGRQRRGRCPDFLPPSPPPRRQEKFSRRGQACPLHPGGAGSAAPGPAAPTWRRDGGPAPTAPPPPPPTEPLPAAAEAGPGYTPGAGTHGSGRSFLRALVRPPASPAPRRPFLYPLGPGLRREGAGGGRWRRAEEEKESEGRTVPGEKPVPAAAASPLPTSSLANAEMAAAAAKGNAGSPAPLCAPAPPATNRRQPRRSGLWVDRRPQTRSRAGGWPRPLPTLRHEGAGSGAPNHNAPPAGPAPRPPSRASAVGRPQRAFVTCEGVLLELWP, encoded by the exons ATGCGGGTCCGGGCCGCGCTCCGCACCTTCTCTCCGGCGCCCTTGGCCTTCGCCCCGGCCCGCCGCCCTCCCTGTGGCCGGGCGTCCCTCCTGAG CGCCAGCACCCGGCAGGGCGCGCGGGGCCGGCAGAGAAGAGGTCGCTGTCCGGACTTCCTGCCACCGTCGCCCCCACCGAGGCGGCAGGAAAAGTTTTCTCGACGAGGGCAGGCGTGTCCTCTTCACCCAGGAGGTGCGGGCTCGGCGGCTCCGGGGCCGGCAGCGCCGACCTGG CGCCGGGACGGCGGGCCCGCCCCCACGgcaccgcccccgccccccccgacTGAGCCCCTTCCTGCCGCTGCCGAGGCCGGGCCGGGGTACACCCCGGGCGCGGGGACGCACGGGTCGGGCAGGAGTTTCCTCCGAGCGCTCGTCCGCCCGCCTGCCTCTCCCGCCCCCCGCCGTCCCTTCCTCTACCCTCTTGGACCCGGACTGCGCCGGGAGGGCGCAGGGGGCGGGCGGTGGCGGCGCgcggaggaggaaaaggagagcgAAGGAAGGACTGTCCCCGGAGAGAAGCCCGTTCCAGCTGCAGCCGCgagtcccctccccacctccagcctcgCAAACGCGGAGATGGCGGCGGCAGCTGCGAAAGGAAACGCCGGTTCTCCAGCGCCACTCTGCGCTCCCGCACCGCCCGCCACAAACAGAAGACAGCCGCGGCGCAGCGGCCTCTGGGTCGATAGGCGCCCGCAGACGCGGAGCCGAGCAGGCggctggccccgccccctcccgacGCTCCGGCATGAGGGGGCGGGCTCCGGGGCGCCCAATCACAACGCGCCGCCCGCGGGGCCCGCCCCGCGTCCGCCTTCCCGGGCTTCTGCGGTGGGAAGACCTCAGAGGGCTTTTGTGACCTGCGAGGGAGTATTGCTGGAGTTGTGGCCCTGA